AACCGCTTTGCAAAGTTCCATGCCGTTCATCTCGGGCATCATAATATCGCTTAAAATCAGGTCCGGTTTCTGCTCGTGAATTTTTTCAAGGGCCAGTTTGCCATTGGCTGCGGTCGTTATTTTAAAACCATCTCCGGCAAGCGCCTTTTCAATAAAAAATCGCTGAGCCAGGCTATCTTCAACAACTAAAATATTTTTTGCCATGATTAAAATTTATTTCTCTTTATCGCTCTGTCGTTTTTTTACTTTGTCTGCGTATTCCGGATACAATTCCACCAGGCACGTGGGACATAAACTGTGCGTAAAGGTGACCTCGGCATGCTCTTCGATGTACTCCTCCACGCGGTGCCAGTATCCTTCATCGTCGCGGATTTTATGGCAATGAGAGCAAATGGGTAACATGCCGTGTAGTTGTTTGATTTCGTTCAGGGCTTCTTTTAATTCTTTGTTGACGCGTTCTAACTCGCGCGTCTTTTGTAGAATGGTTTCGTACGATGAGAGCAGGATGTCGATGATTTGCATTTGCTGAGAGGTGATGGTGTGCCTTTTGCCGGCAAAGACGACCTCGAACTTTAATTCCGGCCCGTTAGATTCGCGGATTTTTTGGTTGGCCAGAATGTATTCGATGCGGTTAATCAAAGTCGGCAGATCGTACGGCTTGATAATAAAGTTATCCGCGCCGGATGCCAGGCCTTTAATAATGTCTTCCGGTTCCTGCAGGGCGGTTAAAAGAATCACGGCCAGCGGCGGATCCTGGAACTCTTTTTTAATGATTTTGCACAATTCGTAGCCATCCATCTCCGGCATAATCACATCGCTGATTACGATGTCGAACGTTTGCCCTTTGAGCAATTCCAGCGCTTCCATGGCGTTATAGGCCACCGTTGTTTGATAACCCTCTTTGTTTAGGTCGCGTTTTAATTGCAGCGCCTGAGTTTTGCTATCTTCGACGATTAAAATTCTGGGATTTTGTTTTTGCATCGTTTGATCTCCGTTTATGATTTATTAAAGATCGTTTTTATTTGCTCAACTATTTGTTCGGGTGA
This sequence is a window from Caldithrix abyssi DSM 13497. Protein-coding genes within it:
- a CDS encoding response regulator, whose amino-acid sequence is MQKQNPRILIVEDSKTQALQLKRDLNKEGYQTTVAYNAMEALELLKGQTFDIVISDVIMPEMDGYELCKIIKKEFQDPPLAVILLTALQEPEDIIKGLASGADNFIIKPYDLPTLINRIEYILANQKIRESNGPELKFEVVFAGKRHTITSQQMQIIDILLSSYETILQKTRELERVNKELKEALNEIKQLHGMLPICSHCHKIRDDEGYWHRVEEYIEEHAEVTFTHSLCPTCLVELYPEYADKVKKRQSDKEK